The Neomonachus schauinslandi unplaced genomic scaffold, ASM220157v2 HiC_scaffold_6743, whole genome shotgun sequence genomic interval attttcttttctagaaatgtggaaagcTTTGTGCACATAAAAGACTATATCCAActatttgtttgattatatctactgaaatgagaaatgctaaaacctcagttaatcacctctctttttctccagagacaaagaaaacggcagtgtcaagaaatccagctacttctgtctcagctgcagtccacctgcaccctctgcccgcTGCCCACTGCACGATAACCCCAGGTAcggtgtttgcttttccagatgtggagagaaagggactagagttttcattcagtagttGACTTTCCTCctactgatgctgatggtgctggatctcccgtggggtcctggctggctccgttAGGGGACAtgtaggtgaggaatgaggagagctggggggccaacctggctctgggaatgtgagcttctgtatttgggtctcagggctgtgagatcccttccctccagaagcagggCTCAGCAAGGGTCAGGTTTGCCAGTGGATCCCCCAGGAtgtgagctggctgccctgcccaggaAGCTCTTCACCCCCACAGCTGCTAACAGCCACTTGACCTTAGGCCTGCTGAAGCCTGAAAGGTCACAGAGTGTCCAAGAACTTTCCCACATGATCATGCAGTTGAAGAAACCTGGGATCCAAGAGGGTGACAAGCAGGGAAAGTTTAGCTTATGTAAAACAGGcagtagagtagataaaataGCTGCCTGTTCAAGCCGCGCCAGATCCAAGATAgtggccagcaggaggctgatgaaggagCTTGAAGAAATCCACCAATGTGGAATGAAAGACTTCCGTAACATCCAGGttgatgaagctaatttattgacttggCGAGGGCTTATTGTTCCTGACAACCCTCCATATGATAAGGGGGCTTTGAGAATCGAAATCAACTTTCCAGCAGAGTACCCACTCAAACCACCGaagatcacatttaaaacaaagatctattGCCCGAACATCGATGAAAAGGGGCAGGTCTGTCTGCCAGGAATTAGtgctgaaaac includes:
- the LOC110579757 gene encoding ubiquitin-conjugating enzyme E2 L3-like, whose translation is MIMQLKKPGIQEGDKQGKFSLCKTGSRVDKIAACSSRARSKIVASRRLMKDNPPYDKGALRIEINFPAEYPLKPPKITFKTKIYCPNIDEKGQVCLPGISAENWKPATRTGQIIQSLTALVNDPQPEHPLRADLAEEYSKDRKKFCKNAEEVPKKYGEKRPVD